A DNA window from Luteolibacter luteus contains the following coding sequences:
- a CDS encoding histidine triad nucleotide-binding protein: MSKTLFEKICDREIPADVVYEDELCVAFRDIAPQAPVHLLVVPRKPIPRIAEAGDEDQELIGHLFLTARKVAKEQGLAEKGFRIVVNNGPDGGEAVPHLHIHILAGRQMKWPPG; encoded by the coding sequence ATGTCCAAAACCCTCTTTGAAAAGATCTGCGATCGCGAGATCCCGGCCGATGTCGTGTATGAGGATGAGCTTTGCGTGGCCTTCCGCGACATCGCTCCCCAGGCCCCGGTACATCTCCTGGTGGTGCCGCGCAAGCCGATCCCCCGGATCGCCGAAGCTGGCGATGAGGATCAGGAACTGATCGGACATCTTTTCCTCACCGCACGGAAAGTCGCCAAGGAACAAGGCCTCGCGGAAAAAGGTTTCCGGATCGTGGTAAATAACGGACCGGATGGCGGGGAAGCGGTGCCGCACCTGCACATTCATATTCTGGCGGGTCGCCAGATGAAGTGGCCGCCAGGCTAG
- a CDS encoding MBOAT family O-acyltransferase: protein MLFNSYTYLLLFLPLVALGFHLLRGSKLRLSLGWLVVTSLIFYGVWNPNPEEPWSPKYVLMILASCTFNYFLGRKLSALKHSQPGKVMLGLGIALNLGALAYFKYAGFLADISTHLTGWPGQIAEITLPLAISFFTFLQIAYLVDAWKGLTEEYHFTDYLLFVTFFPHLIAGPLIHHREMMPQFARNKHRGLRSNDMSVGVTLLALGLFKKVVVADYLARTATPIFDMAAADGRDPTMLEAWAGAISYTLQLYFDFSGYSDMALGSARIFGIRFPLNFHSPYKATSVVDFWRRWHITLSRFLRDYLYIPLGGNRKGPGRRYINLFITMLLGGLWHGAGWTFIVWGALHGGLLCLNHAWFAFRKKMSLPKIPTPVAIGMTFFAVLIGWVFFRAHDFHAAKTMLASMFGFNGWTGWPPDSMMAVKGDRALKPIIAGLVLCWFFPNTQQFMKRYLPALGLREFPELRPGPRRWWHWRPTLPWAFFTLAILYGVGREFDKVSEFIYFQF, encoded by the coding sequence ATGCTTTTCAACTCCTACACCTACCTCCTGCTTTTCCTGCCGCTGGTGGCTCTGGGGTTCCACCTGCTCCGGGGAAGCAAGCTGAGGCTCTCGCTCGGCTGGCTGGTGGTGACATCCCTGATCTTCTACGGGGTCTGGAACCCGAACCCGGAAGAACCTTGGAGCCCGAAATACGTGCTCATGATCCTGGCATCATGCACGTTCAACTACTTTCTCGGGCGGAAGCTCTCGGCGCTAAAACATAGCCAGCCCGGTAAGGTGATGTTGGGCCTGGGCATCGCGCTGAACCTCGGAGCGCTCGCCTATTTCAAGTACGCCGGCTTTCTCGCGGACATCTCCACCCATCTCACCGGCTGGCCGGGGCAGATCGCGGAGATCACCCTGCCACTGGCCATTTCCTTCTTCACCTTCCTACAGATCGCCTACTTGGTCGACGCATGGAAGGGCCTCACCGAGGAGTATCACTTCACGGACTACCTGCTCTTCGTGACCTTCTTCCCGCACCTCATCGCGGGCCCGCTGATCCATCACCGGGAAATGATGCCGCAGTTCGCGAGGAACAAGCACCGCGGCCTCCGCTCGAATGACATGTCCGTCGGTGTGACCCTGCTTGCGCTGGGTCTCTTCAAGAAAGTGGTCGTGGCCGATTACCTCGCCCGCACCGCCACACCGATCTTCGACATGGCCGCGGCCGACGGTCGGGATCCGACGATGCTGGAGGCATGGGCCGGAGCCATCTCCTACACGCTCCAGCTTTACTTCGACTTCTCCGGATACTCGGACATGGCGCTCGGCTCCGCGCGCATCTTCGGCATCCGCTTCCCGCTGAATTTCCACTCGCCCTACAAGGCGACTTCCGTCGTCGATTTCTGGCGCCGCTGGCACATTACCCTCTCCCGCTTCCTGCGGGACTACCTCTACATCCCGCTCGGGGGCAACCGGAAGGGTCCCGGCCGCCGCTACATCAATCTTTTCATCACCATGCTGCTGGGCGGCCTCTGGCACGGTGCCGGATGGACTTTCATCGTCTGGGGAGCCTTGCATGGCGGTCTGCTTTGCCTGAACCACGCATGGTTCGCCTTCCGCAAGAAGATGTCCCTGCCGAAAATTCCGACCCCGGTCGCGATCGGCATGACCTTCTTCGCCGTGCTCATCGGCTGGGTCTTCTTCCGTGCCCATGATTTCCACGCCGCCAAGACCATGCTGGCCTCGATGTTCGGCTTCAACGGCTGGACCGGCTGGCCCCCGGATTCGATGATGGCGGTAAAGGGCGACCGCGCCTTGAAGCCGATCATCGCCGGCCTCGTGCTCTGCTGGTTCTTCCCGAACACCCAGCAGTTCATGAAGCGCTATCTGCCCGCACTGGGCCTCCGCGAGTTCCCCGAACTGCGGCCGGGACCACGCCGCTGGTGGCATTGGCGCCCCACCCTACCTTGGGCCTTCTTCACCCTCGCCATCCTCTACGGGGTCGGCCGCGAATTCGACAAGGTCAGCGAATTCATCTATTTCCAGTTCTAA
- a CDS encoding sulfotransferase family protein: MTSHQFVFIGGLHRSGTSLVHEILRGSPVATGFINTGFPQDEGQFLQTVYPRASVYGGPGRFGFDKGSHMDETHALATPANADKLFQEWSKHWDMSKQFLLEKSPPNIVRLRFFQALYPGSRFIVILRHPLAVSYATRKWSKTSIPELLEHSIICYERFLSDMSHLKHLAVFRYEEFVQSPKPTLDLLTDWLEMPRVELKHEVRPDVNAKYFETFREEQRSLLNRIKPSFVNMPEKFEARANALGYSIEEPEKLLPVPWLGLHG, translated from the coding sequence ATGACCTCGCATCAATTCGTCTTCATCGGGGGCCTGCATCGCAGCGGGACCTCGCTGGTGCATGAGATTCTCCGCGGCAGCCCGGTCGCCACCGGCTTCATCAATACCGGCTTCCCGCAGGACGAGGGCCAGTTCCTTCAGACCGTCTATCCCCGCGCCAGCGTCTATGGCGGGCCCGGCCGCTTCGGCTTCGACAAGGGATCCCACATGGATGAGACCCATGCGCTGGCGACTCCGGCCAATGCCGACAAGCTCTTTCAAGAGTGGTCGAAGCACTGGGACATGTCGAAGCAGTTCCTGCTGGAGAAATCCCCGCCGAACATCGTCCGCCTGCGCTTCTTCCAAGCCCTCTACCCCGGCTCCCGCTTCATCGTCATCCTGCGCCACCCGCTGGCCGTTTCCTACGCCACCCGGAAATGGAGCAAGACTAGCATCCCCGAGTTGCTGGAACACTCGATCATTTGCTACGAGCGCTTCCTCAGTGACATGAGCCACCTGAAGCACCTAGCGGTCTTCCGCTACGAGGAATTCGTGCAATCCCCGAAGCCCACCCTCGATCTGCTCACGGATTGGCTGGAGATGCCCCGCGTGGAGCTGAAGCACGAGGTCCGGCCGGATGTGAACGCCAAGTACTTCGAGACCTTCCGCGAAGAACAGCGCTCCCTCCTCAACCGCATCAAGCCCTCCTTCGTCAACATGCCGGAGAAGTTCGAGGCCCGCGCCAACGCACTCGGCTACAGCATCGAGGAACCGGAAAAACTCCTTCCCGTGCCTTGGCTCGGCCTCCACGGGTGA
- a CDS encoding lipase family alpha/beta hydrolase — protein MKRVILTLLAAASLANARGEVPSGLIPTTRVVMVHGIFQAEWRSFGFLRRDLEARGVECLVPSLKPADGREGLEVLAQQLKHEIDTRFGPKEHIVLVGFSMGGLVSRYYLQELGGAKRCDAFFTISTPHHGTAMAHLCYGEGARQMRCDSPWLTRLASTENRLGKMPIVSYRTPADLIIIPSCSSDWARAENISVPCPLHPMMTASPKVRGDILSRLKTPS, from the coding sequence ATGAAACGGGTGATTCTCACGCTGCTCGCCGCCGCTTCCCTCGCCAATGCCCGGGGGGAAGTGCCATCTGGTTTGATCCCCACCACCCGTGTGGTGATGGTTCATGGCATCTTCCAGGCGGAGTGGCGCAGCTTCGGTTTCCTCCGCCGGGACCTCGAAGCACGCGGCGTGGAGTGTCTGGTGCCGTCCTTGAAGCCGGCCGATGGCCGCGAGGGCCTCGAGGTATTGGCCCAACAACTAAAGCACGAGATCGACACCCGTTTCGGCCCGAAGGAACACATCGTCCTCGTCGGTTTCAGCATGGGTGGGCTCGTCAGCCGCTACTACCTCCAGGAGCTCGGCGGAGCAAAGCGCTGCGATGCGTTTTTCACGATTTCCACCCCGCACCACGGCACCGCGATGGCCCATCTCTGCTATGGCGAGGGTGCCCGGCAGATGCGCTGCGACAGCCCGTGGCTCACACGCCTCGCCTCGACGGAAAATCGTTTGGGGAAAATGCCCATCGTCTCCTACCGCACCCCAGCCGATCTGATCATCATTCCTTCCTGCAGTTCGGATTGGGCACGCGCGGAAAACATCTCCGTCCCCTGCCCGCTGCATCCCATGATGACCGCATCTCCGAAGGTCAGGGGCGACATCCTTTCCCGCCTGAAGACACCTTCGTAG
- a CDS encoding ATP-grasp domain-containing protein — protein sequence MFEIAYLEDPGNGRLRHEEKLVRSECERLHIPVQIYTAKRIHRRQLPLDPHAFICGDADAMHGAMRQLNIPIPACHDYPAALTSYLKRRTWKSDLGTVETRISGQEAPPTFVKPSGRIKCFTGRVLEQHDDLYLIGNVSRREPVWCSEVVRWLSEYRVYVIGEEIAGLNLYSGDESAKPCLGTIQAALRDYRASGEAPAAYGIDFGVLDTGETALIEANDGYSLGAYQIGAEAYTRLLFTRWAELLKGIAA from the coding sequence ATGTTCGAAATCGCGTATCTCGAGGACCCCGGCAACGGACGCCTGAGGCACGAGGAAAAGCTCGTCCGCAGCGAATGTGAACGCCTCCACATTCCCGTGCAGATCTACACCGCCAAGCGCATCCATCGGAGACAACTGCCGTTGGACCCGCACGCTTTCATCTGTGGAGACGCCGACGCAATGCATGGTGCCATGCGGCAATTGAACATCCCGATCCCCGCATGCCACGACTACCCGGCGGCTCTCACCTCCTACTTGAAACGTCGTACTTGGAAATCGGATCTAGGAACAGTCGAGACCCGCATCTCGGGCCAAGAAGCCCCTCCCACCTTCGTGAAGCCGTCGGGTCGCATCAAATGCTTCACCGGCCGCGTGCTTGAGCAGCACGATGATCTTTACCTCATCGGGAACGTCAGCCGCAGGGAGCCGGTATGGTGCTCGGAAGTCGTGAGATGGCTTTCCGAATATCGGGTCTATGTGATCGGAGAAGAGATTGCGGGCTTGAACTTGTACAGCGGAGACGAAAGCGCGAAGCCTTGCCTCGGTACAATACAAGCAGCCCTGAGAGACTACCGGGCTTCCGGGGAAGCACCGGCCGCCTACGGGATCGACTTTGGGGTCCTCGACACAGGAGAGACCGCGTTGATCGAGGCCAACGACGGGTATTCGCTCGGCGCGTATCAGATTGGTGCCGAGGCCTACACCAGGCTGCTTTTCACCCGATGGGCCGAGCTGCTCAAAGGAATCGCAGCCTAA
- a CDS encoding sulfotransferase family protein produces the protein MTRPVFLLSLPRAGSTLLQRLLLMTGRCATLGEPSLLLRFLGEGPAMCRKATYWESLIETSTADIRKKWPGFDAEYRKGVHDLMQRVYEGLADGKEFFVDKTPRYSLIPDEIYATFPDAKFVVLWRHPVAVASSISSTFRKGSWCPDEFGIDLYEGQQRLQQFCKRHKENIYQIRYEDLVTEPEQELAKLGAFLGIDDLADVLGRELVTSTGGTLGDPTGVKRYTKISPSGRDGWKKEISNWYRRAWAREYVSGARAVALKELGYDLPDDVAKGPLGLGQGLIDWIAARHRISRRLRRPTWLPRFARKFRKENGYEVSFR, from the coding sequence ATGACGCGCCCGGTATTCCTCCTATCCCTTCCGCGCGCGGGATCGACGCTGCTCCAGCGTCTGCTGCTGATGACGGGACGCTGTGCGACGCTGGGGGAGCCGAGCTTGCTCCTGCGCTTTCTCGGTGAAGGTCCGGCGATGTGCCGGAAGGCGACTTACTGGGAGTCCCTGATCGAGACCTCCACGGCGGACATCCGGAAAAAGTGGCCCGGCTTTGATGCCGAGTACCGCAAGGGCGTGCACGACCTGATGCAACGGGTCTATGAGGGCTTGGCGGATGGGAAGGAGTTCTTCGTCGACAAAACCCCGCGCTATTCGCTGATCCCGGACGAGATCTATGCGACCTTCCCGGATGCGAAGTTCGTCGTGCTGTGGCGGCATCCGGTGGCGGTGGCTTCGTCGATTTCCTCTACTTTCCGGAAGGGAAGCTGGTGTCCGGATGAATTCGGGATCGACCTTTACGAAGGGCAGCAGCGGCTCCAGCAGTTCTGCAAGCGGCATAAGGAAAACATCTATCAGATCCGGTATGAAGATCTGGTGACCGAGCCGGAGCAGGAGCTGGCGAAGCTGGGGGCTTTCCTGGGAATCGATGATCTCGCGGATGTACTCGGCCGGGAGCTGGTGACCAGCACCGGTGGTACGCTGGGTGATCCGACAGGGGTGAAGCGTTACACGAAGATTTCGCCTTCGGGACGCGACGGGTGGAAGAAGGAGATCTCTAACTGGTATCGGCGGGCTTGGGCGCGCGAGTATGTCTCGGGGGCGCGGGCTGTTGCGCTCAAGGAGCTGGGCTACGACTTGCCGGATGACGTGGCAAAGGGGCCTCTGGGATTGGGGCAGGGATTGATCGACTGGATCGCGGCGAGGCACCGGATTTCGCGGAGGCTGCGCCGGCCGACGTGGCTGCCGAGATTTGCGAGGAAGTTCCGGAAAGAGAACGGGTATGAGGTTTCGTTCCGTTAG
- a CDS encoding S8 family serine peptidase codes for MPGLLATAALTAVVVREEIPGFSSASRPKSYSPSSEAAPANAQEASGVAPETTPSSGTTAATKVADRDASAEIAKKEHQADAIPGGVAALFDRSFRINHGGDVQNWKLSLKEVSVLDADGQEHVHRLEPAATPDTYESRIAEFEDEGRVLPVVYPEGEEGNAAYRRLVSKNVMVQVPEGTDRESLVGSLGLSLKTLPAWTKKFVVMSAKSPLAALAQIDTIRENKELVSAEVQLAMQMGKRAMPNDPLISQQWHLKYNNNGNVVQGTDINVESVWNYPNAGTRGAGVVVGIVDDGLQTNHPDFAGNINTAIDYDFNGNDADPSPGNNDDHGTACAGDVGARGNNGIGVSGSAPEATLVGYRLISGPIEDADIGDAIAYEMGNVHIKSNSWGPTDWMLLKMGPTAYEQEALEASVTTGRDGKGTVFLWAGGNGNDYGDNSNYDGFANSIYSIGVGAMDSMMRRSYYSEFGANLLVTAPSNGATPALGKTTTDRTGAVGYSTGDYTDSFGGTSSATPTTSGIVALMLSKNPNLGYRDVQEILATTAKKINPNDAGWSTNSAGFHFHHAYGAGLVDAAAAVALAENWENLGALVHESRSTGSGQIPENTPNGLVKTFDFSSSNVRVEHVTLSVGINHSARGNLEINLTSPSGVTSRLATVHGDSADNYSWTFMTTHNWGESAKGIWTVTVSDRSGANNTSGGNLIEATLSVHGTNPPPKNPGPLVKITSPANGTVFTPGSTVTVEATATDLDADGNPGAVAKVELFDNGTLIGTDTEAPYSFEITPADGPHALVAVGTDTAEPEAAVSESAAVAILMKNSPPVITAASIGGTPAYADTALNVSGIVASDQDGDTPIFTYQWQKSSDGRNFSDAAGLTEASLAPAPTNAGYLWRCQVTPGDGEDTGAPFATNIVNLVARPGTLVAPGAAYSYQSGLVLKSNGSEITRDAIINEFSQGPMANGVSGFSEWVEILTLRQCSLRNWSLRESSGIALNFQNAAVWDNIPAGTRIVIYVGGLTKDSLLPGDDTNFADLQVVIPSTNATYFVQGSGSAWPPLANTGDVISLRNASNEIVSEVGYGLSSQGQVNIGDVDDGQSAYFTGNSDLGSKVAEEWLTTSSMIARSDISPMAPGDLIISEYILGNVANDRGIELFNPSSVPVDLAAQGYRLQIHANSLAAPNQIFTLPLTGTVAPGGTFLVRKNTAAFSKPGAEQTTKDALFTWNGDDTIILRKNNTAIDSIGQIGADVARWGDDTNNTSNKIMRRNPEVLLGDTNPENPYTLTGWNFVARTNYTDVGKHTSNPKFMGLSATPTTFLETAGATASLGTIALATAPTADVVFTLVSSETDTVTVPATVTIPAGQTSVNFPIAAIDDAVSDGTQVITIEASAPEFQSANLTLTINDDEVSIVGVTPGKGNNAANTNWIANIVAGIEDAPSVFRLGTGITLPTGLTLNTSTGLISGTVDAAVTGSFNVVIERYNVDGDVTSQSYVLTVGTEVGYDSWIAGFPGLSATGGEDDPESDGLKNLIEFYLGLDPSVMNSGAISSERTATTLSITFRREKGIGGVTGVAQWSDDLGTTWSSVGVTEQIVEDNPGDQLIKASVAITGADTKKFMRLNVTQP; via the coding sequence GTGCCCGGTCTCCTCGCCACCGCCGCGCTTACTGCCGTCGTGGTCCGTGAAGAAATCCCCGGCTTCTCCTCCGCCTCCCGCCCGAAATCCTACTCCCCTTCCAGCGAGGCTGCTCCCGCCAACGCTCAGGAAGCATCCGGAGTCGCCCCGGAAACCACTCCGTCATCCGGGACAACCGCTGCCACCAAGGTGGCAGACCGCGATGCCTCTGCAGAAATCGCCAAGAAGGAACATCAGGCAGACGCCATCCCCGGAGGCGTCGCTGCGCTATTCGACCGCAGCTTCCGCATCAACCATGGAGGTGACGTGCAGAACTGGAAGCTCTCCCTGAAGGAAGTTTCCGTGCTCGATGCCGATGGCCAGGAGCACGTCCACCGTCTGGAACCGGCCGCCACGCCGGACACCTACGAGTCCCGCATCGCCGAATTTGAAGATGAAGGCCGGGTGCTCCCGGTCGTGTATCCCGAGGGTGAGGAAGGCAATGCTGCCTACCGCCGCCTGGTGAGCAAAAATGTGATGGTGCAGGTACCGGAAGGAACCGACCGCGAGTCCTTGGTGGGATCGCTGGGACTTTCCCTGAAGACCCTGCCCGCATGGACGAAGAAGTTCGTGGTGATGAGCGCCAAGTCTCCGCTGGCAGCTCTCGCCCAAATCGACACCATCAGGGAAAACAAGGAGCTCGTCAGCGCCGAAGTCCAGCTCGCCATGCAGATGGGCAAGCGGGCTATGCCGAACGATCCCTTGATCAGCCAGCAGTGGCATCTCAAATACAATAACAACGGAAATGTCGTCCAAGGGACCGACATCAATGTCGAGAGTGTCTGGAACTACCCCAACGCCGGCACCCGTGGTGCAGGCGTGGTGGTGGGCATCGTGGATGATGGCCTGCAGACCAACCACCCTGACTTCGCCGGAAACATCAACACCGCGATCGATTACGACTTCAACGGCAACGATGCCGACCCGAGCCCCGGCAACAACGACGACCACGGCACTGCCTGTGCCGGTGACGTTGGTGCCCGCGGCAACAACGGCATCGGGGTTTCCGGCTCCGCGCCCGAAGCCACCCTCGTTGGCTACCGTCTGATCTCCGGACCGATCGAAGATGCCGACATCGGTGATGCGATCGCCTACGAGATGGGCAATGTCCATATCAAGTCGAACAGCTGGGGTCCCACCGACTGGATGCTGCTGAAGATGGGCCCTACCGCCTACGAGCAGGAAGCACTGGAAGCCAGCGTCACCACCGGTCGCGACGGCAAGGGCACCGTCTTCCTCTGGGCAGGCGGCAACGGCAACGACTACGGCGACAACTCCAACTACGACGGCTTCGCCAATAGCATCTACTCCATCGGTGTGGGTGCCATGGACAGCATGATGCGCCGCTCCTACTACAGCGAGTTCGGAGCAAACCTGCTGGTGACGGCACCTTCGAATGGTGCCACCCCGGCTCTCGGCAAGACCACCACCGACCGCACCGGCGCGGTCGGCTATAGCACCGGGGACTATACGGACTCCTTCGGCGGAACCTCGTCAGCCACGCCGACCACATCGGGCATCGTGGCCCTGATGTTGAGCAAGAACCCGAACCTCGGGTACCGCGACGTCCAGGAAATCCTCGCCACCACGGCCAAGAAGATCAACCCGAACGACGCTGGCTGGAGCACGAACTCGGCGGGATTCCATTTCCACCACGCCTATGGTGCCGGCCTTGTCGACGCGGCCGCTGCGGTCGCCTTGGCAGAGAATTGGGAGAACCTCGGCGCACTCGTTCACGAATCCCGTAGCACGGGTAGCGGCCAGATTCCTGAGAACACCCCGAACGGTCTGGTGAAGACCTTCGACTTCAGTTCTTCGAATGTCCGCGTTGAACACGTCACCTTGTCCGTCGGGATCAACCATAGCGCCCGCGGAAACCTGGAGATCAACCTGACTTCTCCGAGCGGCGTGACCAGCCGGCTCGCGACGGTCCACGGCGATAGCGCCGACAATTATTCGTGGACTTTCATGACCACCCACAACTGGGGTGAAAGCGCCAAGGGCATCTGGACCGTGACGGTCTCCGACCGCTCCGGTGCCAACAACACGAGCGGAGGCAACTTGATCGAAGCGACACTCAGTGTCCACGGCACCAATCCTCCGCCGAAGAATCCCGGACCTCTGGTCAAGATCACTTCACCGGCCAATGGCACCGTCTTCACGCCGGGCAGCACGGTGACCGTGGAAGCCACTGCCACCGACCTCGACGCCGACGGCAATCCCGGTGCCGTCGCCAAGGTGGAGCTGTTTGACAACGGCACCCTCATCGGCACCGACACGGAAGCCCCCTACTCCTTCGAAATCACCCCGGCTGATGGACCACACGCGCTGGTAGCCGTCGGCACGGATACCGCAGAGCCGGAAGCGGCCGTGTCCGAATCGGCAGCGGTTGCCATCCTGATGAAGAATAGCCCGCCGGTCATCACGGCAGCATCCATCGGCGGCACACCTGCCTATGCGGATACAGCCCTCAATGTCTCCGGCATCGTGGCCAGCGACCAGGATGGCGACACTCCGATCTTCACCTACCAGTGGCAGAAGAGCTCGGACGGACGGAATTTCAGTGACGCCGCCGGCCTCACCGAAGCCTCGCTTGCCCCAGCTCCCACCAATGCGGGATACCTCTGGCGTTGCCAGGTCACGCCGGGTGACGGCGAAGACACCGGCGCGCCTTTCGCGACGAACATCGTCAACCTCGTTGCACGTCCGGGCACCTTGGTCGCTCCGGGTGCCGCCTACTCTTATCAGAGCGGTCTCGTCCTGAAGAGCAATGGCAGCGAAATCACCCGCGACGCGATTATCAACGAATTCAGCCAGGGGCCGATGGCCAACGGTGTCAGCGGCTTCTCCGAATGGGTGGAAATCCTGACCCTGCGCCAGTGCAGCCTCCGCAACTGGTCGCTGAGGGAAAGCTCCGGCATCGCGCTGAACTTCCAGAATGCGGCTGTCTGGGATAATATCCCCGCTGGCACGCGGATCGTTATCTACGTGGGCGGCCTGACCAAGGATAGCCTGCTTCCTGGGGATGACACCAACTTCGCCGACCTCCAGGTGGTAATCCCCAGCACGAATGCAACTTACTTCGTGCAGGGTTCCGGCAGCGCCTGGCCGCCGCTGGCGAACACGGGTGACGTCATCTCCCTGCGCAACGCCAGCAATGAGATCGTGTCCGAAGTCGGCTACGGTCTATCCTCGCAGGGTCAGGTCAATATTGGCGATGTCGACGACGGGCAGTCCGCCTACTTCACCGGCAACAGCGATCTGGGTTCGAAAGTCGCGGAGGAGTGGCTCACCACCAGCTCGATGATCGCGCGCTCCGACATCTCTCCGATGGCCCCGGGCGACCTGATCATCTCCGAGTATATCCTCGGAAATGTGGCAAACGACCGCGGTATCGAGTTGTTCAACCCGAGTTCCGTCCCCGTGGATCTCGCCGCGCAGGGCTATCGCCTTCAGATTCACGCTAACAGCTTGGCTGCTCCCAACCAGATCTTCACCCTGCCTCTTACCGGCACGGTTGCGCCCGGCGGGACCTTCCTCGTTCGCAAGAATACGGCGGCGTTTTCGAAGCCGGGTGCCGAACAGACCACCAAGGACGCCTTGTTCACTTGGAATGGAGACGACACCATCATTCTCCGCAAGAACAACACCGCGATCGACAGCATCGGTCAGATCGGCGCCGACGTGGCTCGTTGGGGTGACGACACCAACAACACCAGCAACAAGATCATGCGCCGCAATCCCGAGGTGCTGCTGGGTGATACGAACCCGGAGAATCCTTACACCCTCACGGGTTGGAACTTCGTCGCCCGGACCAACTACACGGATGTAGGCAAACACACCTCGAATCCGAAGTTCATGGGCCTCAGCGCCACTCCGACGACCTTCCTCGAAACGGCAGGCGCCACAGCATCCCTCGGCACCATCGCGCTGGCTACAGCCCCGACCGCGGATGTGGTCTTCACGCTGGTTTCCAGCGAGACGGACACCGTGACCGTTCCAGCTACGGTGACAATCCCGGCAGGACAGACGAGCGTCAACTTCCCCATCGCGGCGATTGACGATGCGGTCTCCGATGGCACCCAGGTGATCACGATCGAGGCCAGCGCTCCGGAATTCCAGTCCGCCAATCTGACCCTCACCATCAATGACGATGAGGTTTCGATTGTCGGCGTCACGCCGGGCAAGGGCAACAACGCGGCCAACACCAACTGGATCGCCAACATCGTGGCAGGTATCGAGGACGCTCCTTCCGTCTTCCGCCTCGGCACCGGCATTACCCTGCCTACCGGGCTCACGCTGAACACCAGCACCGGCCTCATTTCCGGCACCGTGGATGCCGCCGTCACGGGCAGCTTCAACGTGGTGATCGAGCGTTACAACGTCGACGGGGATGTCACCAGCCAGAGCTACGTGCTCACTGTCGGCACCGAAGTCGGATATGATTCGTGGATCGCCGGGTTCCCCGGCCTTTCCGCCACCGGCGGCGAAGATGACCCGGAAAGCGACGGCCTGAAGAACCTGATCGAGTTCTACCTCGGCTTGGATCCCTCGGTGATGAACTCCGGTGCCATCTCCTCGGAGCGCACCGCGACCACGCTGAGCATCACCTTCCGTCGCGAGAAGGGTATCGGTGGTGTTACCGGTGTCGCCCAGTGGAGCGATGACCTCGGCACGACTTGGTCCTCCGTCGGAGTGACCGAGCAGATCGTCGAGGACAATCCGGGAGACCAGCTGATCAAGGCCTCCGTCGCCATCACCGGCGCGGACACGAAGAAATTCATGCGTCTCAACGTTACCCAGCCCTGA
- a CDS encoding sulfotransferase family protein — MPDTQIVFLLSMPRAGSTLLQRLLMGSGVCKSVGEPSFLLRFLGEGDPILRAATYSEALVETAIQDLRKSWSGFDAAYRKGVHDLSVPIYNGLADGFPYFIDKTPRYSLIAEELVELFPEAKFIVLWRHPLAVANSMSTTFRDGYWEPHSFELDLCYGMDQLRSICEKHASRVHQVKYEDLAADPAGELAKLGAYLGIPNLADVADKELKKGNDGQLGDPTGVKKYSKVSPDSIAEWEKGIRNWYREAWVKKYFTGERAEFFRSMGYDLPKNMREGKVPFGLIDGIKDWLYSSRVINRRVLRPLGSKRRMRKAAAKRGYHVVYR; from the coding sequence GTGCCTGATACCCAGATCGTCTTCCTCCTTTCCATGCCGCGCGCGGGCTCGACCTTGCTGCAGCGCTTGCTGATGGGCAGCGGGGTCTGCAAGTCGGTGGGGGAGCCGAGTTTCCTGCTGCGTTTCTTGGGCGAGGGCGATCCGATCCTGCGGGCAGCGACCTACTCGGAGGCGCTGGTGGAAACGGCGATCCAGGACCTGAGGAAGTCATGGAGCGGCTTCGACGCCGCCTACCGCAAGGGGGTCCACGATCTCTCGGTCCCGATCTACAATGGCCTGGCCGATGGCTTCCCCTATTTCATCGACAAGACCCCGCGCTACAGCCTGATTGCGGAGGAACTGGTCGAGCTGTTTCCGGAGGCCAAGTTCATCGTGCTCTGGCGTCACCCGCTGGCGGTGGCGAACTCGATGAGCACGACATTCCGCGATGGCTACTGGGAGCCTCATTCCTTCGAGCTGGATCTCTGCTATGGCATGGATCAGCTACGCTCGATTTGTGAGAAGCATGCCTCACGGGTCCATCAGGTGAAGTATGAGGACTTGGCCGCCGATCCGGCCGGAGAGTTGGCGAAGCTGGGCGCTTACCTCGGCATTCCGAATCTGGCCGATGTGGCAGACAAGGAGCTGAAGAAAGGGAATGACGGCCAGCTAGGTGATCCGACGGGGGTGAAGAAATACTCGAAGGTCTCGCCCGATAGCATCGCGGAGTGGGAGAAGGGCATCCGCAACTGGTACCGCGAGGCATGGGTGAAGAAATACTTCACCGGTGAGCGCGCGGAGTTCTTCCGTTCGATGGGTTATGACCTTCCGAAGAATATGAGGGAAGGAAAGGTGCCCTTTGGCCTGATCGATGGGATCAAGGACTGGCTGTATAGCTCACGCGTGATCAACCGGCGGGTGCTGCGGCCGCTGGGTTCGAAGCGGCGGATGAGGAAGGCCGCGGCAAAGCGCGGCTATCACGTGGTGTACCGGTGA